The DNA sequence CCTCAGGTGTCAACTTATTTGTCCAACTAGCACTCCGTTTAGGACTAAACCAAAGTGATGATGTGACTGTATCATAACCAACATAAGTACAGGAtatgtccactgttgaccccttcaagacacagattctcctcttggtgtaagtcACTCTGCTGCAGTCCTGACCCTGAACACCTGAAACACAGTGACATAACAAGAGGTCAACTGGATTGTATTCTCAGTTATTTCTAGAAATGCTAACAGTTCTAATATTACATAGTGAAACCAACACAGTTAAATAGTTACAGTTGTACAATTATGTATTAGGGACAGATTGAAATTTACTGGGGGAGAGTTGTCAAACAATTTATTTTGCTTTGAGgtgggttgtgtgttttttttggtgTGCACAGGAGAGGGTAGTGCAAtttttccctggtttacattGACTCTTCTATTCGTATTTTCCCTGTAAGCAATGGCTTGAATTACTTTTGATATTATCCTAATAAAGTTTATAACCATTTGTGAAGGTCTGGTGTTTTGTGGCTGTTATTAAGTTTCAGCTACTGAATGCAGTGCACCCCGGCGCTCCTACTGACTCCGACAAATGAACTTGAGGTGAGTAAGACTGTTTCTGGCCTACCAGATttactcctataatctaacaataaAATGCTTATCTTTTTACAATTTGTTATAGGCTGTTTCTAAGGATATGTGAATGTTGCTCATTAGGCCAACATCCATAAAATGTCCGGTAAATTGAAATCTTCCTTGTCATGTTGTCTGgcacccagcagactcggaccagctccacaacactgtctctatgcatggagccaccattggaagacatgagGAGCTACTCCAGAACCTTATGGAAGGACTCCATACACTGGCGGGAAGCCATGACCAGGGTTGCAAAACATTACTGAGCAACTCCGTGGACTATCTATCAAGCAGCATGCCACAACGGAGACCTCCCGGACGCACAGTAATCCCCCTCCAAGTGGTGATTTTGTACAGCCTACCCCGGCTTCCCGAGAATCCGCTTACTTCCTCCGGAGCGCTATGCTGGGGATCCTGGAACCTGCCGGGCGTTTCTTTCCCAGTGCTCTCTCATCTTTGAGCTGCAGCCGTCTTCGTTCCCTTCGGATTGTTTGAAAATAGCGTATCTGATAACGCTAATGTCTGGAAGGGTGCTCACCTGACTAACGGCggtttgggagcaacaatccgtaATTTGCCTTCGTCTGGAGGATTTCATTGCAGAGGTGAGGAAGGTGTTTGATTCTCCAGTTTCCGGGAGAGAGGCGGCCGAAAGCTACTTCGATTACGTCAAGACCcccgcagtgtggcagactacacaGTAGACTTTCGCACATTGGCCACCGAGAGTGCCTGAAACCCAGAGTCTCTGTTCAATACCTTTCTTCATGTCTTATCGGAGGAGGTTAAAGACGAGCTCTCAGCTCGGGAGTTACCCCTAGACCTCGACTCCCTCATAGCTTTAACCATAAGGATCAATGGGTGCCTACGGGAATGCAGGAGGGAGAGGTAGTCTGTTCTCGGCTCCACTCGTTCATCCACGGCTGCTCATTCATCCACGGCTGCCCGACgcctacattacatttacatttaactcatttagcagacgctcttatccagagcgacttacaaattggtgcattcaccttatgatatccagtggaacaaccactttacaatagtacatctatatctttttgtttgggggggggggggggtaggggggggggttagaaggattactttatcctatcctatcccaggtattccttaaagaggtggggtttcaggtgtctccggaaggtggtgattgactccgctgtcctggcatcgtgagggagcttgttccaccataggggtgccagagcagcgaacagttttgactgggctgagcgggaactgtgcttcctcacagttaggggggccagcaggccagaggtggatgaatgcgatgcccttgtttgggtgtagggcctgatcagagcctgaaggtacggaggtgccgatcccctcacagctccgtaggcaagcaccatggtcttgtagcggatgcgagcttcaactggaagccagtggagagagcggaggagcggggtgacgtgagagaacttgggaaggttgaacaccagacgggctgcggcgttctggatgagttgtaggggttagatggtacaggcagggagcccagccaacagcgagttgcagtaatccagacgggagatgacaagtgcctggattaggatatacgccgcttcctgtgtgaggcagggtcgtactctgcgaatgttgtagagttTATGCAGGCTTAACTCCAACAGTTGCCTGCATTGTGGTGCTACAGGGCATTACAAATCCAACTGTCAAGTAAAGACCAGACTCATTGGTTAGGTACGAGTACAATGGTGGGCCATGCTGTGAGGGTTTCGGCTCCTTTTAGTCGTATCCCTTTCCATGTTATCCTGCTGTGGGTTGACCGGTCTAAATCTCTCctggtgctcattgactctggggctgacaaaaaggcttctcaagagtttttacccccaagccataagactccagaacaggtaaccaaatgtttacccggactatttgcattgtgtcccaccacccgccaacccctctttttacgctactgctaatCTCTGTTCatcatttatgcatagtcactttaaccatacctacatgtacatactacctcaataagcctgactaaccggtgtctgtatatagccttgctactcttattttcaaatgtatttttactgttgttttatttctttacttacctacacaaacacacacacacacacacacacacacacacacacacacacacacacacacacacacacacacacacacacacacacacacacatacacacacacacacgcacacacctttttttcacactattggttagagtctgtaagtaagcatttcactgtaaggtctacacctgttgtattctttgatttgatttgatgagcgCTTCATGGACGCTACTCTGGTATATGAGCTGGTTATCTCCACACAACTCCTCTCCGTTCCCTACTTAGCCAGTGCAATGGACGGACGCTCCATTGGCAGGGTCACTCACTGTACGGTTCCTATTAATAACCTGTGTGTGTTGGGCAATCACAGTGAGTCCGTAAGGTTTCTTCTTATTGAATCTCCCCATGttcctgttgttttgggatttttATGGCTCCAGAGGCACAACTGGACCACTGCTTCTATCCTAGTCTGGAGCACGTTCTGACACTCACATTGCCTTAAGGCGGAACAGCTTGCCCCGGGAGGTCCTCCTGTGGGCTCTGGTAAAGACTCAGATTTCTCCGCCATTCCAGTGGGTACCAGgacctcctggaggttttcagGAAGGCTCGtgccccttcccttcctcctacGATTGCGGTATTGACCTTCTCCCGAGCACCACACCACCTCATAGGGGGCTATATTCCCTGTCTGGCCctgagaccaaggccatggaggagtacattgAGGACTCTCTGGCTGCTGTGAGAatccgtccttctgcctcccctgCTGGCGCAGGGTTCATCTTTGTGtaaaagaaggacaagaccctgcgtccaTGTATTGACTACCATGGACTCAATGACATCACAGTTAAGAATCATTACCCTCTACCACTCCTGTCCTCGGCTTTTGAACatcgtcccacgtagcccatagaagttaatcagcttcttcatttgccacacatgtcaggtggatggagaacagacacctggacagctgatgaaacggaggagtatttctgtctaaaataaagcccttttgttagGAAAACCTCAGTCTGATTGGCTGgatctggctccccagtgggtgggcctatgccctccaaagcCCACTCATGGCTGCGATCCTGCCcagactttagagtgttttctatccaaatgtactaataatatgcatatcctagcttctgagtttgagtaggaggcagtttaatacgggcacgtatttcatccgaaagtgacaatactgccccctatccataaaaaGGTtaattaaacagcacgatcattataCAGCTGCACCTTGTTCTaaggacaattaaaggccactctaaaatgtgcatttttgtaacacaacacaatgccacagatgtctcaagttttgaaggagcgtgcaattggaatgctgattgcaggaacgtccaccagagctgtagccagaaaatgtaatttaaatttCTCTGCCAATGTcgtttaagagaatttggcagtacgtccaaccggcctcggAACTACAGAAcacttgtaaccacgccagcccaggacctccacatccggcttagTCACATGCGGCATCATCTGAGAACagacacctggacagctgatgaaagggaggagtatttctgtctaaaataaagcccttttgttagGAAAACCTCAGTCTGATTGGCTGGatctggctccccagtggttgGGGCTATGCCCTCCaaagcccacccatggctgcgatcctgcccagtcatgtgaaattcatagattagggcctaatgaatttatttcaattgactgatttccttatttgaaccctaactcagtaaaatggatgaaattgttgcacattgtatttatatttttgttcagtataattgtatatgtatttatgtaaaacatagggaccacaatggaaatacatcCCTGACTTACTTGTGCAATCCTGTTCACTTAAAAAAATATTGTGTATATgcgtattttttttaactgacaaATGAAATCAATCAGTAAATCAATCCAAACCTTGCAGcagccatttgatgaatggaaagagacatttgttacaaaacaccaaaaagtttaatgacattcagagattgtcaagccaagccttcaATAATGGGTAAGActacaaggtagggagggatgtattCTCTGTTTGTCCAGATTTACATtgtctatttattgtggtgttgaaaacgcaaaccatgaCATTGATGTGCCCGAAGTTGGaatgctttgtttattggttgtgcgatgcattggcacagaaacctgttggtggaaaatttgTTGCATATATTTTGTATATGATCGTAGTGTAATGGAACAGGCAGGCAGGGCGAGCTTGTTTGTGATGGTCGCGAACACTCAAACTTCTGACCCGTAGCCCTGCGTGGCATCGTCcatgccacaaaagcatgctgaagtgaCTAGGTCGGTATTCACGTGTATTAATGCAGGGCCGCTACAGTTCTTTTTATTTGTGGCAGTAAACATCATTTTGAGTTAATTCTATGAGGGGGAGGGTGttcaatttattttacagtacaaggggatggtcatgtgaaaatattttaaACTTTGGAGACCAGTCCTGTCCCGTCCCGTGCCCAAGTACATTTCGATCTGTCCCTTAATAAATAAACACTCACAAACTGCAGGAGAGTGGATATCCTCATGgccttttacagcacaggagtaGCTGTCTTCATAGTTACTGGAGGCTGAGTATTTGTACTGGGGGGAGGTGCTCTCATCTAGATgttgtccgttcttgtaccagatgtaggtggggttgtcagtcagagtacaggtggtgatacaggtcAGTGTCTTATCCTGATGTCCACCAGTCACCTTCACCTGAAAACCTGAATGAAAGGAGAGCAAAAAAAGAGTACATGGTTCAGAATTGGTGTTAATTATTAACGTTGTGAGTCTTCAAAACGTTATAATGTGCTATGCAGTGTTACCTGTGACAGTCAGAGTTGTTCCAGGGAAGCTGTACCCCCATCTTGCCTCATTAGTTGTAAATCTGAACTTGTACTCAGTTGAGtcactctctctcaggtctgtgattctcaggatGGAGTCCTTGTCTGTTTGTCGATGGTATTCCACACGACTTGTATACTCTGAGTCCTGGCTCAGGTCTTTAGTTACACCAGACTCCCATTTGTTGAACCAGGATACTTCTGTGACGTTATGCCAACTGGGATGTGTGTAAAAGCATGATATGTCCACTGTTGACCCTTTCAAAGCACAGATACTCTGATGGGTGTAAGTCACATTCATACAACTCTCACCCCGAACACCTGAAACAAAATGTAACTGATCAATTCCTGAAACGATAATTAGACTAAGTGTTTTAGATGTATTGGACAGTTTCATTTttgaataatatatattttttgacataCATACATCTATAAAACTGTTTATCATTCCAATGTATATTGTTAAGAATATTGATAGAGAAAGTAATACCATTCTTATTGGTTCTAAATGATACCACTTAAAATACTAGTTTCATTCAtactcacacactgcaggagagtggTGATCCTCATGGCCTtctacagcacaggagtaactgTCTGAATAATAACTATTGACAGAGTACTGCTGGGAAGTGGGCTCATCTAGACgttgtccgttcttgtaccagatgtaggtggggttggagttgtcagtcagagtacaggtggtgctacaggtcagtgtcttctgtccctctgcagcaggagTCACCTTCACCTGCAGACCTGAAACAATATGTATAAAACCACATACACCTCTGTGTTAACAGGATGGTTCATGTATTTTCTCCTGTAATTCAATATGATATACAGTTGTATCATACAGTGTAGtattacctgtgacagacagagttgtTCCTGGGAAACTATGACCCCATTCAAAGTTGTATGTTTTAAAAGTGAAGCGATACTCAGCTGAGTCCTCCTCTCTCAgatctgtgattctcagggtgaAGGGACCTCTGTATTTTCCAGTGTACTTCACACGACCTGCATACCCTTGGTCTCTGGTTAGGTCTTCAGGGGTCGACTTATCACTTCTAAACCAGAATGTTGATGTGGTGGAATAATAACCAACAGTACAGGAtatgtccactgttgaccccttcaagacacagattctcctcttggtgtaagtcACTCTGTTGCAGCTCTGACCCTGAACACCTGAAACACAGTGACATAACAAGAGATCAACTGGATTATATTCTCAGTTATTTCTGGAAATGCTAAAAGTTCtcaaatgacaaagtgaaaccaacacagtataatgtattacattcacactcacacactgcaggagagtggagctcctcatggccttttacagcacaggagtaactgTCTTCATAGTTACTGGAGACTGGGTCTTTGTACTGGGGGGAGGTGCTCTCATCTAGATgttgtccgttcttgtaccagatgtaggtggggttgtcagtcagagtacaggtggtgataCAGGTTAGTGTCTTATCCTGATGTCCACCAGTCACCTTCACCTGAAGACCTGGAGAAAAAACAATATCACTGTAAATCCCTTTATCACTGACTTATCACTCTAATACAAAGATGGAAGAAATCCTATGTTATACAGACTATCATACATACACACCACACCAATTGTCCAGAACTAATTGTAATTGAACATAATAGCAGGtttttactgtacctgtgacagacagagtgactccaggactTCCAGTATATGTCCCTCCTTCCTGATCTGTTAATAATCTGAACCTGTACGTagatgagtctctctctctcagatctgtgattctcagggtacAGTCTTTCTCCTTATCCCCATGATACTCCACATGACCTGCATATTCTGGGTCCCGACCTATATCTTCAGTCTCCCATTTAGTGAACCAGAAGGTTGATGTGACTTTATGACCTCTGGGATATCTGAAAGAGCAGGACAGatccactgttgaccccttcaaggcaCAGATACTCTGAGTGGTGTAAGTCACACTCCAGCCATACTGCCCCAGTACAACTGAAACacagtcacacaacacaacatttATTAAATGGAAATTAAGCAAAAATGGCTCTCACTAACAGTAAAGTTGGTCCACATTTTGTTGCCATAGTTGCTGAGTTGAGTGTGAATGGAAACCACAGATAAGCATCTCTCAATGAGGAGTGAAAGACAACTATATAAAGTGAAGTAGATACACCAAACAGAACAGCAGAATAACATTATGACTCTTAACCTTTTAGACATGTTTGTAAATTGAAACACAGGGCAACTAAAACAGTTGTGAAAGGGGCCATACCTGCCACAGACCAGAAAAAGACCACCAACATACTTCCTGCTTGTCTCAAAGccattgttgcatctcccaccctgcagtcttagaaacataaacaacaactcaCTCTATTGCTGGTGAATAACtacataatcatcatcatcattatcaacaacaacaatcacTTATTGAACAGATGTGTAGAACTGTAAACACATATTTCTACATTGATTGTTCTGAAGCTGTTTTAttctcagaaccccaaatataggaAGATAAATGTTCAATCCTCTACGGTCAGTCAAGCTGTACAGCAGCCTAAAGACTGACCACCAGGTTCAATGATATCTCCTATCCCCAAGCTGTGAGGATAAACAgcaagtgacacacacacacacacacacacacacacacacacacacacacacacacacacacacacacacacacacacacacacacacacacacacacacacacacacacagagtgcatCTGAGGTGAAGAACCATAAGGCCCATGGAGTCTGTATAAAATTCTAGAGACCTGGTTGTTATGGATGTAGAAAAGTTAAAACACACATCCTACACAGTATAGATGTCAACACTACTCCCTATCAGTCTGGTCCTGAAGGGCCCTCAGATAAATCCACTGTgtcattcacacacacccacaccgggggagacactttatgaatactggccctgatgtaacaaccaaaacacagctcAAAACATAACAAGAAGTAAATGATACATTACCCTCAAGTATATGacttatgactaaaaacaaataACCCAAAACTATACTTCAAGATATTATCAagagtacttacagagtgaagtgAAGGGGAGAGGTCTTGAACAGTGAGTCAACTGACTGGTAGTGAGTGAAAACAAGAAGTAAGTGTTGAAACATTATAAAAGCAGTCAGAACACAAGTAGCTAATGCAGAACTGTCCTTCATGTTTAATTAACACAGTAACATGCACGACGACCAGACCAGCACGTCAGAAAAGGGCTGTTACTGTATTTTaacagaaattgtgaaaaagaCGAGTCTGGCCctacaattattttatttaaaatatgTGTTCATTTCCAATGTGATCTTTATACAACATACAGATCCATGTAAACAATGTGTTGACTGTACTATTGTCAGAGCTATCCTTTATGGCAGGAAAGGGCTAGAGTCAAGTGCAGGACACAAAGGTCCGTTTGAACAGATGTTTAATATTCACTGATAAATAAAGTCGCCACAAGGCAGGGTGCGCAGAACACAAGACAGGAGGACAGCTCCAAAATAAAAACatacggggcgcagcccggcaaccctaatgcctaatccAAAAATTACGCGGCGTAGCTGAAGCAGCGCAAAATGCCGACTACCACACAGAACATCACATGTAGTAATCCCGCACAAATTCCCAAACAAaaaagacaaactaaatacccccccactaatgactaacaaggaacaggtgcggacctagacagacaaaaccaaaagacacagaaatgtagatcggtggcagctagtaggccggcgacgacgaccgccgagcaccgcccgaccggggaggggcgccaccttctgtggacgctgTGACAACTATTTATAACGTTAACAATGTATTGTGTTGCCTTGCCATTCTGAGTTCTGTATATACAGGTCAAAGTTCCATGATGTCATCCAATTAGAACCCATTTAATTTATACACCCATGACCGTCACTCCTCATCAGCAGCATCAAAGTGGTACTGAAGGTtccagtgttctagactagatctctccctactggcatctcaacattactgcaGCCTCCAGTCCTCATGATGTCCTCATTCATTTGGGAAGTAATGGGAATACAATGAATGTTGTTCCCGTCATTCCAGCCAATATAATGAGTCCATCCTCCTATATATCCACTCACCAGTCTCCTCTGGTGTACAGTACTGGTAGTAGCTTTATCTAGCAGAGACATCAATGAACATCACCACAGCCTGCTGTATTGACTGTGAAGTCTATTGTAGTCTGCTGTACATAAATAATACCACTTAGAAGACTCAACTACCCAAAGCAATATACAGTCGTGTGCatatattttacatatgggtggtcccaggaaccAAACCCATTATGATGCAGGTGCCATGTTCTACCAtctgagttacagaggaccataTTCTGTATAGTCTAATGTGCATCTATAGATTTCTAATATGATTCAGGAGGCCtgtgagaggacagacaggaaagTAGAACAGGGAAGTGAAACTGAGTGTGTGCATCTAAACCAACAAAatcacaacccaccatcactgcatctcatgttaatactactcctaaacacaacccaccatcactgtgtctcatgttaatactactcctaaacacaacccaccatcactgtgtctcatgttaatactactcctaaacacaagccaccatcactgtgtctcgtgttaatactactcctaaatacaacccaccatcactgtgtctcatgttaatactactcctaaacacaacccaccatcactgtgtctcatgttaatactactcctaaacacaacccaccatcactgtgtctcatgttaatactactcctaaacacaacccaccatcactgtctcatgttaatactactcctaaacacaacccaccgtcactgtgtcttatgttaatactactcctaaacacaacccaccatcactgtgtctcatgttaatactactcctaaacacaacaatCTACTATAATCTACCACTGTCTGAGCTTTTTAAGATATTGTCAAGCTTACTTAcagagtgaaggggagagaggtCTTGTAATGAACTATCTGTCAGTCTGAGGAAACAGACACTGACTGTGAGGTATGAGGTCTGTGGTTGACATAACTTTGAAGTCGTGAAAGACCATAGAGTTGGATAAAAGGCACACTAGCTACAAAGGCTGTTTAAGCATGGGCATAACGTTGTATGCATCCTTCCAGTTTGTTTATCGACTGTCATTAAAATCATGGAGGTTGAAGAAGAAgaaatgtactactttaaaatAGAGAGAGCCCTCAGTTGCGCTGCCGATATTGTAACAGAAGCCATCATGAAAAGAAGCAAATCTGTGccctctatccaactctatgTCTGTGACCAAGATGCTGATTCAGAGATGGCTTCCTTCCTCATTCAAACAGGCTGTGTTCAAGAGCATCAAAACTGTGACGTGTGACGGGTaaattctgactgactgactgatctacaaatcaccttgcatgaTAAATAACTACTTCagattatttgtagatcagtcagtcttgACTCGCCTTCAAAGTCGGCTGCAATGTCAAACGCGGCCACATTTACATGCTTGACAGCCAATGATGTCAAACAATATGATAATAACTGTGGAATACGTTTAAAATCTTTCTTTTTTTATGACAGGCT is a window from the Salmo trutta chromosome 38, fSalTru1.1, whole genome shotgun sequence genome containing:
- the LOC115178713 gene encoding sialoadhesin isoform X5 gives rise to the protein MALRQAGSMLVVFFWSVAVVLGQYGWSVTYTTQSICALKGSTVDLSCSFRYPRGHKVTSTFWFTKWETEDIGRDPEYAGHVEYHGDKEKDCTLRITDLRERDSSTYRFRLLTDQEGGTYTGSPGVTLSVTGLQVKVTGGHQDKTLTCITTCTLTDNPTYIWYKNGQHLDESTSPQYKDPVSSNYEDSYSCAVKGHEELHSPAVCVQGQSCNRVTYTKRRICVLKGSTVDISCTVGYYSTTSTFWFRSDKSTPEDLTRDQGYAGRVKYTGKYRGPFTLRITDLREEDSAEYRFTFKTYNFEWGHSFPGTTLSVTGLQVKVTPAAEGQKTLTCSTTCTLTDNSNPTYIWYKNGQRLDEPTSQQYSVNSYYSDSYSCAVEGHEDHHSPAVCVRGESCMNVTYTHQSICALKGSTVDISCFYTHPSWHNVTEVSWFNKWESGVTKDLSQDSEYTSRVEYHRQTDKDSILRITDLRESDSTEYKFRFTTNEARWGYSFPGTTLTVTGFQVKVTGGHQDKTLTCITTCTLTDNPTYIWYKNGQHLDESTSPQYKYSASSNYEDSYSCAVKGHEDIHSPAVCVQGQDCSRVTYTKRRICVLKGSTVDISCTYVGYDTVTSSLWFSPKRSASWTNKLTPEDLTRDPGYAGRVEYAGRESGTYKGPFTLRISDLREEDSAEYRFTFKTYNFEWGHSFPGTTLSVTGLQVKVTPAAEGQKTLTCSTNCTLTDNPTYIWYKNGKRLDEPTSQHYSSNTLVVLRHSADSYSCAVEDHETLHSPAVYAPKNTSVSVRPSGEIVEGSSVTLTCSSDANPPVDIYTWYKKNGASLKGSENTFLITNISSEDSGEYYYGPKNTSVSVSPSGEIVEGSSVTLTCSSDANPPVDKYTWYKKNLTSPKASGQSYSITNIGSEDSGEYYCEAENTIASKNSTTLMIIVAVKQTSVMTAAVGIIVVVLVLILCLSGLMWFRKKASKSISDTRHTADNGQGDSSPVYDNISGRAMTPTAAQTAATVDQDDVHYASVHFSGSKIQEGPLYSTVQLHQPQKQDEDVQYDAVKFNRSSYANQPTTAQAADEDSSVLYSTVNKPRTQKS
- the LOC115178713 gene encoding titin isoform X2, giving the protein MALRTAGSVLVIFLWSVAVVLGQYGWSVTYTTQSICALKGSTVDLSCSFRYPRGHKVTSTFWFTKWETEDIGRDPEYAGHVEYHGDKEKDCTLRITDLRERDSSTYRFRLLTDQEGGTYTGSPGVTLSVTGLQVKVTGGHQDKTLTCITTCTLTDNPTYIWYKNGQHLDESTSPQYKDPVSSNYEDSYSCAVKGHEELHSPAVCVQGQSCNRVTYTKRRICVLKGSTVDISCTVGYYSTTSTFWFRSDKSTPEDLTRDQGYAGRVKYTGKYRGPFTLRITDLREEDSAEYRFTFKTYNFEWGHSFPGTTLSVTGLQVKVTPAAEGQKTLTCSTTCTLTDNSNPTYIWYKNGQRLDEPTSQQYSVNSYYSDSYSCAVEGHEDHHSPAVCVRGESCMNVTYTHQSICALKGSTVDISCFYTHPSWHNVTEVSWFNKWESGVTKDLSQDSEYTSRVEYHRQTDKDSILRITDLRESDSTEYKFRFTTNEARWGYSFPGTTLTVTGFQVKVTGGHQDKTLTCITTCTLTDNPTYIWYKNGQHLDESTSPQYKYSASSNYEDSYSCAVKGHEDIHSPAVCVQGQDCSRVTYTKRRICVLKGSTVDISCTYVGYDTVTSSLWFSPKRSASWTNKLTPEDLTRDPGYAGRVEYAGRESGTYKGPFTLRISDLREEDSAEYRFTFKTYNFEWGHSFPGTTLSVTGLQVKVTPAAEGQKTLTCSTNCTLTDNPTYIWYKNGKRLDEPTSQHYSSNTLVVLRHSADSYSCAVEDHETLHSPAVYAPKNTSVSVRPSGEIVEGSSVTLTCSSDANPPVDIYTWYKKNGASLKGSENTFLITNISSEDSGEYYCEAESIYGSLNSSSVSVDIKYGPKNTSVSVSPSGEIVEGSSVTLTCSSDANPPVDKYTWYKKNLTSPKASGQSYSITNIGSEDSGEYYCEAENTIASKNSTTLMIIVAVKQTSVMTAAVGIIVVVLVLILCLSGLMWFRKKASKSISDTRHTADNGQGDSSPVYDNISGRAMTPTAAQTAATVDQDDVHYASVHFSGSKIQEGPLYSTVQLHQPQKQDEDVQYDAVKFNRSSYANQPTTAQAADEDSSVLYSTVNKPRTQKS
- the LOC115178713 gene encoding titin isoform X1, with protein sequence MALRQAGSMLVVFFWSVAVVLGQYGWSVTYTTQSICALKGSTVDLSCSFRYPRGHKVTSTFWFTKWETEDIGRDPEYAGHVEYHGDKEKDCTLRITDLRERDSSTYRFRLLTDQEGGTYTGSPGVTLSVTGLQVKVTGGHQDKTLTCITTCTLTDNPTYIWYKNGQHLDESTSPQYKDPVSSNYEDSYSCAVKGHEELHSPAVCVQGQSCNRVTYTKRRICVLKGSTVDISCTVGYYSTTSTFWFRSDKSTPEDLTRDQGYAGRVKYTGKYRGPFTLRITDLREEDSAEYRFTFKTYNFEWGHSFPGTTLSVTGLQVKVTPAAEGQKTLTCSTTCTLTDNSNPTYIWYKNGQRLDEPTSQQYSVNSYYSDSYSCAVEGHEDHHSPAVCVRGESCMNVTYTHQSICALKGSTVDISCFYTHPSWHNVTEVSWFNKWESGVTKDLSQDSEYTSRVEYHRQTDKDSILRITDLRESDSTEYKFRFTTNEARWGYSFPGTTLTVTGFQVKVTGGHQDKTLTCITTCTLTDNPTYIWYKNGQHLDESTSPQYKYSASSNYEDSYSCAVKGHEDIHSPAVCVQGQDCSRVTYTKRRICVLKGSTVDISCTYVGYDTVTSSLWFSPKRSASWTNKLTPEDLTRDPGYAGRVEYAGRESGTYKGPFTLRISDLREEDSAEYRFTFKTYNFEWGHSFPGTTLSVTGLQVKVTPAAEGQKTLTCSTNCTLTDNPTYIWYKNGKRLDEPTSQHYSSNTLVVLRHSADSYSCAVEDHETLHSPAVYAPKNTSVSVRPSGEIVEGSSVTLTCSSDANPPVDIYTWYKKNGASLKGSENTFLITNISSEDSGEYYCEAESIYGSLNSSSVSVDIKYGPKNTSVSVSPSGEIVEGSSVTLTCSSDANPPVDKYTWYKKNLTSPKASGQSYSITNIGSEDSGEYYCEAENTIASKNSTTLMIIVAVKQTSVMTAAVGIIVVVLVLILCLSGLMWFRKKASKSISDTRHTADNGQGDSSPVYDNISGRAMTPTAAQTAATVDQDDVHYASVHFSGSKIQEGPLYSTVQLHQPQKQDEDVQYDAVKFNRSSYANQPTTAQAADEDSSVLYSTVNKPRTQKS